The following are encoded in a window of Panicum virgatum strain AP13 chromosome 5N, P.virgatum_v5, whole genome shotgun sequence genomic DNA:
- the LOC120673142 gene encoding probable zinc metalloprotease EGY2, chloroplastic isoform X1 — MGSEWSLPAPAGGGGAATLFLSSRSAANGATTENAPVDGQNYVSGHASRFVRREILAAQKNFDFPPTRDEIRPRRARSPLLHSHHRLPAMSSSPPSRPSAAAYGCSHRFLLASTTVPVRSGCSERARSLTVALRCLPIAGHRLRSRRVACQALTETDPEGNGDDEEKEVFGDDASSPSADSVAEVNGPAESDSNIDNKKDETTNAELLSSSDAVQNIDGDATTTNHTQENVEVVEVASGSPLPGMKQQLDDAERIPKATIDILKDQVFGFDTFFVTSQEPYEGGVLFKGNLRGKPAKSYEKITNRLENKFGGQYKLFLLINPEDEKPVAVVIPRQTLQPETTAVPEWFAAASFGLVTIFTLLLRNVPVLQDNLLSTFDNLELLKDGLSGALVTGLIIGVHEIGHILAAKESGIKLGVPYFVPSWQIGSFGAITRIVNIVRNREDLLKLAAAGPLAGFSLGFILLLLGFFLPPSDGLGLVIDPTVFHESFLVGGLAKLLLGDSLKEGTQLSINPLVLWAWAGLLINAINSIPAGELDGGRIALAMWGRKVSSRLSSLTIGLLGIAALFNDVAFYWVVLIFFLQRGPIAPLSEEITDPENNNIGIGIAILLFGLLVCLPYPFPFDPSQLTDINFDL, encoded by the exons ATGGGGAGCGAGTGGTCTCTTCCTgctccggcgggcggcggcggagccgcaACCCTATTCCTCTCGTCGCGTTCTGCGGCGAACGGGGCGACTACCGAGAATGCCCCTGTCGACGGGCAAAACTACGTGAGTGGCCATGCTTCGAGATTCGTGCGGCGTGAAATCCTCGCCGCACAAAAGAATTTCGATTTCCCTCCGACGAGGGATGAGATaaggccgcgccgcgcgcgctctcctctcctccactCCCACCACCGCCTGCCCGCCATGagttcctcgccgccgtcgcggccatcCGCCGCGGCGTACGGGTGCTCCCACCGCTTCCTGCTCGCGTCGACCACTGTTCCGGTGAGGAGCGGGTGCTCCGAGCGCGCACGAAGCCTCACGGTTGCGCTCCGCTGCCTCCCGATTGCCGGGCACAG GCTGAGGAGTCGAAGGGTTGCGTGCCAAGCGTTGACGGAGACCGATCCCGAAGGCAATGGCGACGATGAG GAGAAAGAAGTGTTTGGAGATGATGCTTCATCACCTTCGGCTGATAGTGTTGCAGAAGTAAATGGGCCTGCAGAAAGTGACTCTAATATAGACAAT AAGAAAGATGAAACCACGAATGCAGAACTGCTGAGCTCCAGCGATGCAGTTCAGAACATTGATGGAGATGCCACTACTACCAATCATACGCAG GAGAATGTGGAAGTTGTTGAAGTCGCTAGCGGCTCTCCATTGCCTGGAATGAAG CAACAGCTTGATGACGCTGAAAGGATTCCTAAAGCTACAATAGACATCCTGAAGGATCAAGTTTTTGGGTTTGACACATTTTTTGTGACAAGTCAGGAGCCTTATGAG GGTGGAGTATTGTTCAAAGGGAATTTGCGTGGTAAACCTGCCAAGAGTTACGAGAAAATCACAAATCGGCTAGAG AACAAATTTGGTGGTCAATATAAGCTTTTTCTTCTCATTAACCCAGAGGATGAGAAGCCAGTTGCAGTAGTTATACCCAGACAGACATTACAGCCTGAAACTACCG CTGTCCCAGAATGGTTTGCTGCGGCATCATTTGGATTAGTTACCATCTTCACTTTGCTGCTTCGGAATGTACCTGTTCTGCAGGACAATTTGCT ATCAACGTTCGACAACCTTGAACTGTTAAAGGATGGATTATCTGGTGCCCTGGTAACCGGGCTAATAATAGGGGTTCATGAAATTGGGCATATCCTTGCTGCCAAGGAAAGTGGAATCAAGCTTGGGGTACCATATTTTGTTCCTAGCTGGCAG ATAGGATCTTTCGGTGCCATTACCAGGATTGTCAACATTGTCCGCAACCGTGAGGACCTATTGAAGCTAGCAGCCGCTGGACCACTGGCAGGGTTCTCCCTTGGATTTATTCTTTTGTTGTTGGGTTTCTTCTTACCTCCAAGTGATGGCCTTGGCCTTGTGATAGATCCAACTGTCTTTCATGAGTCATTTCTTGTTGGTGGTCTTG CAAAGCTTCTTCTTGGGGATTCTCTGAAAGAAGGAACCCAGCTATCAATAAACCCACTTGTTTTATGGGCGTGGGCTGGTCTACTGATCAATGCTATCAATAGCATTCCTGCTGGAGAGCTTGATGGTGGGCGAATAGCACTTGCAATGTGGGGAAGAAAG GTATCGTCTCGACTCAGCAGCCTCACCATTGGACTGCTCGGAATCGCAGCTCTCTTCAATGACGTGGCCTTCTACTGGGTGGTGCTGATCTTCTTCCTGCAGAGAGGCCCAATCGCTCCTCTCTCCGAGGAAATAACAGACCCTGAAAACAacaacatcggcatcggcattgCTATTTTGCTCTTTGGGCTTCTGGTCTGCCTGCCCTACCCATTCCCCTTTGACCCATCACAATTGACCGATATCAATTTTGACTtgtga
- the LOC120673142 gene encoding probable zinc metalloprotease EGY2, chloroplastic isoform X3, whose protein sequence is MGSEWSLPAPAGGGGAATLFLSSRSAANGATTENAPVDGQNYVSGHASRFVRREILAAQKNFDFPPTRDEIRPRRARSPLLHSHHRLPAMSSSPPSRPSAAAYGCSHRFLLASTTVPVRSGCSERARSLTVALRCLPIAGHRLRSRRVACQALTETDPEGNGDDEEKEVFGDDASSPSADSVAEVNGPAESDSNIDNKKDETTNAELLSSSDAVQNIDGDATTTNHTQNVEVVEVASGSPLPGMKQQLDDAERIPKATIDILKDQVFGFDTFFVTSQEPYEGGVLFKGNLRGKPAKSYEKITNRLENKFGGQYKLFLLINPEDEKPVAVVIPRQTLQPETTAVPEWFAAASFGLVTIFTLLLRNVPVLQDNLLSTFDNLELLKDGLSGALVTGLIIGVHEIGHILAAKESGIKLGVPYFVPSWQIGSFGAITRIVNIVRNREDLLKLAAAGPLAGFSLGFILLLLGFFLPPSDGLGLVIDPTVFHESFLVGGLAKLLLGDSLKEGTQLSINPLVLWAWAGLLINAINSIPAGELDGGRIALAMWGRKVSSRLSSLTIGLLGIAALFNDVAFYWVVLIFFLQRGPIAPLSEEITDPENNNIGIGIAILLFGLLVCLPYPFPFDPSQLTDINFDL, encoded by the exons ATGGGGAGCGAGTGGTCTCTTCCTgctccggcgggcggcggcggagccgcaACCCTATTCCTCTCGTCGCGTTCTGCGGCGAACGGGGCGACTACCGAGAATGCCCCTGTCGACGGGCAAAACTACGTGAGTGGCCATGCTTCGAGATTCGTGCGGCGTGAAATCCTCGCCGCACAAAAGAATTTCGATTTCCCTCCGACGAGGGATGAGATaaggccgcgccgcgcgcgctctcctctcctccactCCCACCACCGCCTGCCCGCCATGagttcctcgccgccgtcgcggccatcCGCCGCGGCGTACGGGTGCTCCCACCGCTTCCTGCTCGCGTCGACCACTGTTCCGGTGAGGAGCGGGTGCTCCGAGCGCGCACGAAGCCTCACGGTTGCGCTCCGCTGCCTCCCGATTGCCGGGCACAG GCTGAGGAGTCGAAGGGTTGCGTGCCAAGCGTTGACGGAGACCGATCCCGAAGGCAATGGCGACGATGAG GAGAAAGAAGTGTTTGGAGATGATGCTTCATCACCTTCGGCTGATAGTGTTGCAGAAGTAAATGGGCCTGCAGAAAGTGACTCTAATATAGACAAT AAGAAAGATGAAACCACGAATGCAGAACTGCTGAGCTCCAGCGATGCAGTTCAGAACATTGATGGAGATGCCACTACTACCAATCATACGCAG AATGTGGAAGTTGTTGAAGTCGCTAGCGGCTCTCCATTGCCTGGAATGAAG CAACAGCTTGATGACGCTGAAAGGATTCCTAAAGCTACAATAGACATCCTGAAGGATCAAGTTTTTGGGTTTGACACATTTTTTGTGACAAGTCAGGAGCCTTATGAG GGTGGAGTATTGTTCAAAGGGAATTTGCGTGGTAAACCTGCCAAGAGTTACGAGAAAATCACAAATCGGCTAGAG AACAAATTTGGTGGTCAATATAAGCTTTTTCTTCTCATTAACCCAGAGGATGAGAAGCCAGTTGCAGTAGTTATACCCAGACAGACATTACAGCCTGAAACTACCG CTGTCCCAGAATGGTTTGCTGCGGCATCATTTGGATTAGTTACCATCTTCACTTTGCTGCTTCGGAATGTACCTGTTCTGCAGGACAATTTGCT ATCAACGTTCGACAACCTTGAACTGTTAAAGGATGGATTATCTGGTGCCCTGGTAACCGGGCTAATAATAGGGGTTCATGAAATTGGGCATATCCTTGCTGCCAAGGAAAGTGGAATCAAGCTTGGGGTACCATATTTTGTTCCTAGCTGGCAG ATAGGATCTTTCGGTGCCATTACCAGGATTGTCAACATTGTCCGCAACCGTGAGGACCTATTGAAGCTAGCAGCCGCTGGACCACTGGCAGGGTTCTCCCTTGGATTTATTCTTTTGTTGTTGGGTTTCTTCTTACCTCCAAGTGATGGCCTTGGCCTTGTGATAGATCCAACTGTCTTTCATGAGTCATTTCTTGTTGGTGGTCTTG CAAAGCTTCTTCTTGGGGATTCTCTGAAAGAAGGAACCCAGCTATCAATAAACCCACTTGTTTTATGGGCGTGGGCTGGTCTACTGATCAATGCTATCAATAGCATTCCTGCTGGAGAGCTTGATGGTGGGCGAATAGCACTTGCAATGTGGGGAAGAAAG GTATCGTCTCGACTCAGCAGCCTCACCATTGGACTGCTCGGAATCGCAGCTCTCTTCAATGACGTGGCCTTCTACTGGGTGGTGCTGATCTTCTTCCTGCAGAGAGGCCCAATCGCTCCTCTCTCCGAGGAAATAACAGACCCTGAAAACAacaacatcggcatcggcattgCTATTTTGCTCTTTGGGCTTCTGGTCTGCCTGCCCTACCCATTCCCCTTTGACCCATCACAATTGACCGATATCAATTTTGACTtgtga
- the LOC120673142 gene encoding probable zinc metalloprotease EGY2, chloroplastic isoform X2, producing MGSEWSLPAPAGGGGAATLFLSSRSAANGATTENAPVDGQNYVSGHASRFVRREILAAQKNFDFPPTRDEIRPRRARSPLLHSHHRLPAMSSSPPSRPSAAAYGCSHRFLLASTTVPVRSGCSERARSLTVALRCLPIAGHRLRSRRVACQALTETDPEGNGDDEEKEVFGDDASSPSADSVAEVNGPAESDSNIDNKDETTNAELLSSSDAVQNIDGDATTTNHTQENVEVVEVASGSPLPGMKQQLDDAERIPKATIDILKDQVFGFDTFFVTSQEPYEGGVLFKGNLRGKPAKSYEKITNRLENKFGGQYKLFLLINPEDEKPVAVVIPRQTLQPETTAVPEWFAAASFGLVTIFTLLLRNVPVLQDNLLSTFDNLELLKDGLSGALVTGLIIGVHEIGHILAAKESGIKLGVPYFVPSWQIGSFGAITRIVNIVRNREDLLKLAAAGPLAGFSLGFILLLLGFFLPPSDGLGLVIDPTVFHESFLVGGLAKLLLGDSLKEGTQLSINPLVLWAWAGLLINAINSIPAGELDGGRIALAMWGRKVSSRLSSLTIGLLGIAALFNDVAFYWVVLIFFLQRGPIAPLSEEITDPENNNIGIGIAILLFGLLVCLPYPFPFDPSQLTDINFDL from the exons ATGGGGAGCGAGTGGTCTCTTCCTgctccggcgggcggcggcggagccgcaACCCTATTCCTCTCGTCGCGTTCTGCGGCGAACGGGGCGACTACCGAGAATGCCCCTGTCGACGGGCAAAACTACGTGAGTGGCCATGCTTCGAGATTCGTGCGGCGTGAAATCCTCGCCGCACAAAAGAATTTCGATTTCCCTCCGACGAGGGATGAGATaaggccgcgccgcgcgcgctctcctctcctccactCCCACCACCGCCTGCCCGCCATGagttcctcgccgccgtcgcggccatcCGCCGCGGCGTACGGGTGCTCCCACCGCTTCCTGCTCGCGTCGACCACTGTTCCGGTGAGGAGCGGGTGCTCCGAGCGCGCACGAAGCCTCACGGTTGCGCTCCGCTGCCTCCCGATTGCCGGGCACAG GCTGAGGAGTCGAAGGGTTGCGTGCCAAGCGTTGACGGAGACCGATCCCGAAGGCAATGGCGACGATGAG GAGAAAGAAGTGTTTGGAGATGATGCTTCATCACCTTCGGCTGATAGTGTTGCAGAAGTAAATGGGCCTGCAGAAAGTGACTCTAATATAGACAAT AAAGATGAAACCACGAATGCAGAACTGCTGAGCTCCAGCGATGCAGTTCAGAACATTGATGGAGATGCCACTACTACCAATCATACGCAG GAGAATGTGGAAGTTGTTGAAGTCGCTAGCGGCTCTCCATTGCCTGGAATGAAG CAACAGCTTGATGACGCTGAAAGGATTCCTAAAGCTACAATAGACATCCTGAAGGATCAAGTTTTTGGGTTTGACACATTTTTTGTGACAAGTCAGGAGCCTTATGAG GGTGGAGTATTGTTCAAAGGGAATTTGCGTGGTAAACCTGCCAAGAGTTACGAGAAAATCACAAATCGGCTAGAG AACAAATTTGGTGGTCAATATAAGCTTTTTCTTCTCATTAACCCAGAGGATGAGAAGCCAGTTGCAGTAGTTATACCCAGACAGACATTACAGCCTGAAACTACCG CTGTCCCAGAATGGTTTGCTGCGGCATCATTTGGATTAGTTACCATCTTCACTTTGCTGCTTCGGAATGTACCTGTTCTGCAGGACAATTTGCT ATCAACGTTCGACAACCTTGAACTGTTAAAGGATGGATTATCTGGTGCCCTGGTAACCGGGCTAATAATAGGGGTTCATGAAATTGGGCATATCCTTGCTGCCAAGGAAAGTGGAATCAAGCTTGGGGTACCATATTTTGTTCCTAGCTGGCAG ATAGGATCTTTCGGTGCCATTACCAGGATTGTCAACATTGTCCGCAACCGTGAGGACCTATTGAAGCTAGCAGCCGCTGGACCACTGGCAGGGTTCTCCCTTGGATTTATTCTTTTGTTGTTGGGTTTCTTCTTACCTCCAAGTGATGGCCTTGGCCTTGTGATAGATCCAACTGTCTTTCATGAGTCATTTCTTGTTGGTGGTCTTG CAAAGCTTCTTCTTGGGGATTCTCTGAAAGAAGGAACCCAGCTATCAATAAACCCACTTGTTTTATGGGCGTGGGCTGGTCTACTGATCAATGCTATCAATAGCATTCCTGCTGGAGAGCTTGATGGTGGGCGAATAGCACTTGCAATGTGGGGAAGAAAG GTATCGTCTCGACTCAGCAGCCTCACCATTGGACTGCTCGGAATCGCAGCTCTCTTCAATGACGTGGCCTTCTACTGGGTGGTGCTGATCTTCTTCCTGCAGAGAGGCCCAATCGCTCCTCTCTCCGAGGAAATAACAGACCCTGAAAACAacaacatcggcatcggcattgCTATTTTGCTCTTTGGGCTTCTGGTCTGCCTGCCCTACCCATTCCCCTTTGACCCATCACAATTGACCGATATCAATTTTGACTtgtga
- the LOC120673142 gene encoding probable zinc metalloprotease EGY2, chloroplastic isoform X4 yields the protein MGSEWSLPAPAGGGGAATLFLSSRSAANGATTENAPVDGQNYVSGHASRFVRREILAAQKNFDFPPTRDEIRPRRARSPLLHSHHRLPAMSSSPPSRPSAAAYGCSHRFLLASTTVPVRSGCSERARSLTVALRCLPIAGHRLRSRRVACQALTETDPEGNGDDEEKEVFGDDASSPSADSVAEVNGPAESDSNIDNKDETTNAELLSSSDAVQNIDGDATTTNHTQNVEVVEVASGSPLPGMKQQLDDAERIPKATIDILKDQVFGFDTFFVTSQEPYEGGVLFKGNLRGKPAKSYEKITNRLENKFGGQYKLFLLINPEDEKPVAVVIPRQTLQPETTAVPEWFAAASFGLVTIFTLLLRNVPVLQDNLLSTFDNLELLKDGLSGALVTGLIIGVHEIGHILAAKESGIKLGVPYFVPSWQIGSFGAITRIVNIVRNREDLLKLAAAGPLAGFSLGFILLLLGFFLPPSDGLGLVIDPTVFHESFLVGGLAKLLLGDSLKEGTQLSINPLVLWAWAGLLINAINSIPAGELDGGRIALAMWGRKVSSRLSSLTIGLLGIAALFNDVAFYWVVLIFFLQRGPIAPLSEEITDPENNNIGIGIAILLFGLLVCLPYPFPFDPSQLTDINFDL from the exons ATGGGGAGCGAGTGGTCTCTTCCTgctccggcgggcggcggcggagccgcaACCCTATTCCTCTCGTCGCGTTCTGCGGCGAACGGGGCGACTACCGAGAATGCCCCTGTCGACGGGCAAAACTACGTGAGTGGCCATGCTTCGAGATTCGTGCGGCGTGAAATCCTCGCCGCACAAAAGAATTTCGATTTCCCTCCGACGAGGGATGAGATaaggccgcgccgcgcgcgctctcctctcctccactCCCACCACCGCCTGCCCGCCATGagttcctcgccgccgtcgcggccatcCGCCGCGGCGTACGGGTGCTCCCACCGCTTCCTGCTCGCGTCGACCACTGTTCCGGTGAGGAGCGGGTGCTCCGAGCGCGCACGAAGCCTCACGGTTGCGCTCCGCTGCCTCCCGATTGCCGGGCACAG GCTGAGGAGTCGAAGGGTTGCGTGCCAAGCGTTGACGGAGACCGATCCCGAAGGCAATGGCGACGATGAG GAGAAAGAAGTGTTTGGAGATGATGCTTCATCACCTTCGGCTGATAGTGTTGCAGAAGTAAATGGGCCTGCAGAAAGTGACTCTAATATAGACAAT AAAGATGAAACCACGAATGCAGAACTGCTGAGCTCCAGCGATGCAGTTCAGAACATTGATGGAGATGCCACTACTACCAATCATACGCAG AATGTGGAAGTTGTTGAAGTCGCTAGCGGCTCTCCATTGCCTGGAATGAAG CAACAGCTTGATGACGCTGAAAGGATTCCTAAAGCTACAATAGACATCCTGAAGGATCAAGTTTTTGGGTTTGACACATTTTTTGTGACAAGTCAGGAGCCTTATGAG GGTGGAGTATTGTTCAAAGGGAATTTGCGTGGTAAACCTGCCAAGAGTTACGAGAAAATCACAAATCGGCTAGAG AACAAATTTGGTGGTCAATATAAGCTTTTTCTTCTCATTAACCCAGAGGATGAGAAGCCAGTTGCAGTAGTTATACCCAGACAGACATTACAGCCTGAAACTACCG CTGTCCCAGAATGGTTTGCTGCGGCATCATTTGGATTAGTTACCATCTTCACTTTGCTGCTTCGGAATGTACCTGTTCTGCAGGACAATTTGCT ATCAACGTTCGACAACCTTGAACTGTTAAAGGATGGATTATCTGGTGCCCTGGTAACCGGGCTAATAATAGGGGTTCATGAAATTGGGCATATCCTTGCTGCCAAGGAAAGTGGAATCAAGCTTGGGGTACCATATTTTGTTCCTAGCTGGCAG ATAGGATCTTTCGGTGCCATTACCAGGATTGTCAACATTGTCCGCAACCGTGAGGACCTATTGAAGCTAGCAGCCGCTGGACCACTGGCAGGGTTCTCCCTTGGATTTATTCTTTTGTTGTTGGGTTTCTTCTTACCTCCAAGTGATGGCCTTGGCCTTGTGATAGATCCAACTGTCTTTCATGAGTCATTTCTTGTTGGTGGTCTTG CAAAGCTTCTTCTTGGGGATTCTCTGAAAGAAGGAACCCAGCTATCAATAAACCCACTTGTTTTATGGGCGTGGGCTGGTCTACTGATCAATGCTATCAATAGCATTCCTGCTGGAGAGCTTGATGGTGGGCGAATAGCACTTGCAATGTGGGGAAGAAAG GTATCGTCTCGACTCAGCAGCCTCACCATTGGACTGCTCGGAATCGCAGCTCTCTTCAATGACGTGGCCTTCTACTGGGTGGTGCTGATCTTCTTCCTGCAGAGAGGCCCAATCGCTCCTCTCTCCGAGGAAATAACAGACCCTGAAAACAacaacatcggcatcggcattgCTATTTTGCTCTTTGGGCTTCTGGTCTGCCTGCCCTACCCATTCCCCTTTGACCCATCACAATTGACCGATATCAATTTTGACTtgtga
- the LOC120673144 gene encoding polycystic kidney disease protein 1-like 3, translated as MQRRAGMADGEARGRTLGAVIKEKDEELALFLEMRRREKERGAAAGDGMLQLDPPPPAEPKPAAYKVAGGGFRRAPGGADDFLNADAGDKNDYDWLLTPPGTPLFPSLDVESKRSPVSQVGTPKTRPTALKSRLANHQDPPSRTNLPLRTESSNSLNSAATTRRPSSSGGLTSNSSRPSTPTGRPALAANSKGSRPSTPTARATVPAKTGVSAPRSSTPTSRSTLPSARSTTPSSRAAGPASRNPAPTGRASAPASRSSTPTSRSSIPATRSTTPSSRPSIPAQSKPTSRASTPTRRPSVPSAQHGNLAAPVRPSSISAQHGNLAAPVRSSSISKSGSTMPKGSSPAKTTVHTPSRGSSPTVKSRPWKPSEMPGFSLDAPPNLRTSLPERPTSATRGRPGALSSRSSSVESGPAARPRRQSCSPSRGRTLSGSVPSGSSMPAVRRSHLNGGDTVNPVQMGNKMVERVVHMRRLVPPKHDDQRSSLNSISGKSSNSPDSSGFGRTLSKKSLDMALRHMDIRRSIPNNLRPLMTSIPASSVHSARSGSTRSRPMSVSDSPLATSSNASSEPSVNNNLMCLDSIDIDDELCSDRAGPYGR; from the exons ATGCAGCGCCGGGCGGGCATGGCGGACGGCGAGGCCAGGGGGCGGACTCTAGGCGCcgtcatcaaggagaaggatgAGGAGCTCGCGCTCTTCCTCgagatgcgccgccgcgagaaggagcgcggcgccgcggcgggggacGGGATGCTGCAGCTCgacccgccgccacccgccg AACCCAAGCCGGCGGCGTACAAGGTGGCCGGTGGCGGATTCAGGAGGGCGCCGGGCGGAGCGGACGACTTCCTCAATGCGGACGCCGGCGACAAGAACGATTACGACTG GCTTCTGACACCACCAGGAACTCCACTTTTCCCATCTCTGGATGTTGAGTCAAAAAGGTCCCCAGTGAGCCAAGTTGGAACGCCAAAGACTCGTCCAACTGCCTTAAAATCAAGG TTGgccaatcaccaagatcctCCATCAAGAACCAACCTCCCATTAAGAACAGAATCATCAAACAGCTTGAACTCAGCTGCTACAACCCGTCGACCATCATCATCTGGAGGGCTTACTTCTAATTCATCAAGGCCTTCAACACCAACTGGACGCCCTGCATTGGCAGCTAATTCCAAAGGTTCAAGACCTTCGACCCCTACTGCCCGTGCAACTGTACCTGCAAAAACTGGAGTTTCTGCCCCAAGATCATCAACACCAACTTCAAGGTCAACACTTCCTTCAGCCAGGTCAACCACCCCTTCAAGCAGGGCAGCTGGTCCTGCTAGCAGGAATCCAGCTCCTACAGGCAGAGCATCTGCACCTGCTAGTAGGTCATCAACACCTACTTCAAGATCATCAATACCTGCTACCAGGTCGACAACACCTTCATCCAGGCCCTCCATACCAGCACAAAGCAAGCCTACATCAAGGGCATCAACCCCAACAAGACGACCTTCTGTCCCTTCAGCCCAACATGGTAACTTGGCTGCACCAGTTAGACCGTCTTCAATTTCAGCCCAACATGGTAACTTGGCCGCACCAGTTAGATCGTCCTCAATCTCCAAATCAGGTTCCACAATGCCCAAAGGTTCTTCCCCAGCAAAAACGACAGTGCATACACCTTCAAGAGGCAGCTCACCTACTGTCAAATCAAGACCATGGAAACCATCTGAAATGCCTGGCTTCTCTCTTGATGCGCCTCCAAACCTTAGGACATCGTTACCAGAAAGACCAACCTCTGCCACCCGGGGCAGACCTGGGGCACTTAGTTCAAGGTCTTCCTCTGTTGAGAGTGGGCCAGCTGCTCGACCAAGACGGCAGTCTTGCTCTCCGTCCAGAGGAAGGACTTTGAGTGGCAGCGTGCCTTCAGGGAGCTCCATGCCGGCAGTGAGAAGATCACATCTCAATGGAGGTGACACTGTGAACCCAGTTCAAATGGGTAATAAGATGGTTGAAAGGGTTGTGCACATGAGAAGGCTAGTTCCTCCAAAGCATGATGATCAAAGATCCAGTCTCAACAGTATATCTGGTAAATCGTCAAATTCTCCAGATAGCTCgggctttggtaggacattgTCAAAAAAATCATTGGATATGGCACTAAGGCATATG GATATAAGGCGCAGCATTCCAAACAATTTACGGCCTCTTATGACAAGCATCCCAGCATCATCTGTTCATAGCGCGCGATCAGGATCCACAAGGAGCAGACCAATGAGTGTTTCAGACTCACCTCTTGCAACAAGCAGCAATGCCAGCTCGGAGCCAAGCGTCAACAACAACCTGATGTGCCTGGATAGTATTGATATTGATGATGAGTTGTGCAGCGATAGAGCAGGACCCTATGGACGGTGA